AGTGTGAATTTTCTACCAAAACTTCATTACCCGTACTTAAGAGAGTTTCTCTAATATCAGCGTGAGTAAGAAACTTCTTCAGTACAGCTTCCCGCATGACTGTAGTTTTAACTAAATCCCAATCTGGGCGAAGCTTACGACTGCTACATCGTCCCAAAGCTGCCGCTTCTTCTGGAGTTTCGCAAGCGCGGATCATGGGTATAATCACGGCATCTACACTACCCACAAATTTTTGCGCTTGATAATAATGTTCTACTGTTAACCAGTAAGTCCCCTGAATTTCAATGCTATGGGGAGAAAAGTTAGAAAAACAGCCATAAGGCTGCCAAACCTTATAAAAGTAAATGGTCATTGAAAAATTGCTCTTTTTATATACATATATATTCTTACTTCTATGATGCCTTTAGTTGTCAGCAAGAAGTGAGCAACTTGAGATTGAACCGAGTATTTGCCTGAAGACAGAAGATATTACAACAAAAAAGTTATATTTTGGTGAAAAAACGGGTTAAGAGGTTGACAATGGAAGCAAATAATGAATTATCTAGCAAGCGTTTACCACTAATTTCTGCGGGAATTTTTCTAGGTTTGGGATTGGGAGGGTTTGTAGATGGCATTTTATTGCATCAAATTCTCCAGTGGCATCATATGTTAAGTAACGTTCGACCCTTGACCACAGATTCTAATATAGATTTAAACATGGTATGGGATGGGTTGTTTCATGCCTTAGATTGGGTTTTGACTGTAACCGGAGTGGTATTGCTGTGGCGAGCGGGAGGAAGGGAAGATGTGGTATGGTCTTCACAAACTTTCGTTGGTTCTCTGCTGATAGGGGCTGGGTTATTTAATGTAGTTGAAGGAATTATTGACCATCAAATTCTCGGTATTCACCATGTAAAATCAGGGCCTAATCAATTAGCCTGGGATTTAGGATTTTTAATTTTAGGGGCGTTGCTTGTGTTTATTGGGTGGGTGATGTTAAAAAGAGTTGACAATTGACAATTGACAATTGACAGTTGACAGTTGACAGTTGACAGTTGTTAGTTGTTAGTAATTCTCTTCTGCTCCCCCACTCCCCACTCCCCACTCCCTACTCCCAGCCATGAATCTACTAATTCTCTGCACCTACTACTTAATGTCTACAGATAACTTTGAAAAAGGTGGTTGGGATTGGCAGTTTTCTCAGTTTCAACAGCAAGTGGGAGAATGGTTGGAATATCAGTCATACCGTTTTGAGCGAGTTTTACCAGATTGGAGTCCGGCGTGGAAGTTTGCTCCGTGGCTGGGTGGTGTGTTGAATTTTCTGTCTTGGCTGCTACTAGGTTTATTTGTCGCGGTGGTAGTTTGGCGTTTATGGAGCGCACTCAACCCTTATTTATATACTTGGTTCAATATTGGTGGTTCTGGTCGTAATCGGGGGAAAATATTTACTCCAGATGTATCAATAGCCAATTTATTAGAGCGATCGCAATCTCTTTACCGTCAAGGTAATTATCGTGAGGCTTGTCGTTGTCTTTACTTAGCCATTTTGCAACATTTACACGATACTAAAATCATTACCCACAAACCCAGCCGCACAGATAACGAATATCTGCAATTGCTGCGTTCTGCTGTAACTCCTATCCAACCCTATGAAACTGTGATTACCACTCACGAGCAATTATGTTTTGGCAATGCAGAGATTTTGCCAGAAAATTATGAACAGTGTCGGCAAGCTTACCAGGAGATTGTCCAAAAATGAAACGCTCAAACCGCGTTGTTTGGCTGGGTGCGATCGCTTTAGTGGCAATAATTTTACTGAGTTTCCTAGCTGCGCCTAATACAAAAATTTACACTGGTTCTACTTATAATCGTGCTGTCGATGGTTATGGTGCTTGGTATGCTTTTATGCAGAAACAAGGCGTAACTGTTCAGCGTTGGCAAAAGCCTTTAGCAAAACTCGACAATGAAAAACGACCAGCTACACTCTTGCGTGTATATAGTTACCTCAGACCACCAGAACTAGATACAGAAGAATTAAATTGGTTGGAAAATGGAAATAATTTGGTAATTTTGGGTGTGAAAGCACGGGTAAGTGCAGCTAACTTTCACACCACACAGAAGTCATCTGTAGGTGAAGTAAAGATTGGTACAAGCAGACGTTATCAAGATAAACAAGTTTTATTAGGCGATCGCTTTGGTGCTGTAGTTTGGCAAGATAAGCAAGATAAAGGTCAAGTAATTTATGCGACTACACCCTATTTAGCTGCTAACGCTTATCAAGATAATATTAGTAATTTTAAATACTTAGCTAGTTTAGTTAATCAAAAAGGCAAAATCATATTTGTAGATGAATATATTCACGGCTACAAAGATGCTGATGTTAAAGAAGGTGAGGGAGAAGGGGATTTAATTAGTTATTTTGCTCGTACCCCTGTGGTAGTGATATTAGTACAACTTGGTATTTTATTACTGTTTTTGATTTGGGGACAAAATCGGCGTTTTGGTAAGCCTCAATCTTTAACTACCCCAGTTATTGATAATAGCCAAGCCTATATTCAAGCTTTGGCTGGAGTGTTACACAAAGCTGAATCTAGTGATTTTGTTGTAGACATTGTAGGGAAAGAAGAACAATTACAACTCCAGAAAGCTTTGGGTTTAGGAACAGTTTTATTAGAACATCAAACTCTAATCAATATTTGGACAGAAAAAACAGGTAAACCAGCCACAGAACTAGATGCAGTCTTAAAGCTACAACAACGCAAACGTCGTTTAAGTGAAGGAGAACTATTAAGTTGGTTAGCAAGATGGCGTAATCTGAGGGGTTTTAAAACAGACTCGGCTGAATCTCGTCAAAATTAGATACGGCTTTCATTGCTGATTTTGTTATGATCAAAAAGTAATCTCATGCTGGCATTGTCAACATTTGCCTTTCTCTATCAGCTGCATAACTCAGACAAGCCAAAATATCCTCTTGTGTCAAATAAGGAAAATCATTCAGCACTTCCTCATAAGTCATACCAGAGGAAAGATATGATAAAATATCATACACAGTAATTCTCATACCCCGAATACAAGGTTTACCACCTCGTTTTCCTGGCTCAATTGTAATAATATCTCGATACGACATATAAATTATTAACTTACATAAAAAGCTACTAATTACTAACTAGCCTCTAGCTTAATACAAGTTTCATTAACTAATAACGAATAAACCCTGTGCGTTCCTCCGCGCCTACCTCCGCGCCCCTCCGCGTTAAAAAACCACCCTCCTCAAAACTCCTCATCATCAACAAAAAACTCAGCATCATCCTCCAACCGAGAACCACGAGAACCAGCCACACCCCAAAGCGGTTGTAAAATAGCTATAGCAATTAACCCAATACAAGCACTGAAAGCCAGCACCAAACCCACTGGTATTTGCACCGATTGAAATGTTAAAAACTTTAACGATACAGGTGTAGCATTTTGGACAGAAATAATTGCGATCGCTGCCACCCAAAAAGCTACAACTAAAGATGTGATAAAAGGAGCAAAAGTTTTCATAAATCACGAACCACAAATACACACAGATGAACACGGGCGTTCATCTGTGGTGGAGATTCTTATCCTAACTTAGCGATCGCACTTTCCAACTCTTGCGCCAGCTTTGTCAGCTTCTCAGGAGAGTTGGTTTCTAAGTAAACGCGCACCAGTGGTTCAGTACCAGAGGGACGCAGCAACACCCAACTTCCTTCTTCCAAATACAGCTTAATCCCGTCCTTACGTCCAACTTCCTTCACTTTCACCCCAGCTACCTCGGAAGGAGGATTTTTTGTAAAGGAATCAATCACAGCATTTTTATGTGCTTCTGTCAAGTGTAAATCTAGACGATTGTTATACAAGGGGCCGTCAGCTTCCGCGATCGCTTCCTTGACTAATTGACTCAGGGGCTTACCTTCGTAGGCGATCGCCTCAGCAATCAGCATATCAGCTAAAACGCCATCTTTTTCGGGAATATGCCCAATAATACTTAAACCGCCTGATTCTTCACCCCCAATCAAGACCGCAGTTTCCCGCATCTTTTCCCCAATGTATTTAAAGCCTACTGCGGTTTCGTAAATGGTCAAACCGTATTTAGCGGCGAAGTTATCTAATAGGTGAGTTGTGGCTACTGTGCGGACGATAGCGCCAGTCTTGCCTTTATTTTTGATTAAATGGCGTGCCAGGACTAACAGCACAGTGTTGGGCGTGAGGACATTACCTAACTCATCCACAATCCCAAAGCGATCGCTATCCCCATCTGTCGCCAGTCCCAAATCTGCATGGTCGTTGCGGACTGCTTCAACTAACTCAACTAACTGTTCCCCCTTCGGTTCAGGCATTCCCCCACCAAAGAGAACATCGCGCCAAGTGTGGAAACTTTCTAATTGCACACCACTTTCTAGCAATACTTCATCTAAATAGCCACGGGATGTAGAATATAACGCATCATACTTGACTTTGAGTTGGGCGCTTTTAATTTTTTCCAGATCCAGCAAAGTGTAAATAAACTGGAGATAGTCCGGTTTGGGATCGAAAGTAGAAATCGAACCTGATGGCTTGCCAGATGGCAATTCATCCGATGCACTTTCAATATTTGCCACAATAGTATCAGTAATTTCTGGAGTGGCAGGGCCAGCATAATCAGGGATATATTTAATTCCACAGTATGGTGCTGGATTATGACTAGCCGTAAACATTAATGCCCCAGCCGAATTTAGGTGACGGGCGTTATAAGCGATTACTGGTGTGGGGCAATCCCGGTCAGTAATTTTAACATTCCAGCCCAAGTCCGCCAAGACTTGAGCTGCTGTTTGGGCAAACTGATCAGCTAAAAACCGCGTATCGTAGGCAATTAAAACAGGTCTATCTTTTGTGTAGGCTGTTTCTAAATAACTTGCGATCGCTCTTGTCACTTTCCGCACATTGGGAAAAGTGAAGTCATCGGCAATAATGCCTCGCCATCCATCAGTACCAAACTTTATCTTGCCGGAATTACTACTAGCGCTCATGTCTGCCACTTTCTCCCATTTATTTGAACTGAACACTATTAGGAAGCTTCCCGCAAAGCGTGCGTAGTCGCAAGCATCCTTCACCGTATTTTTTCTCACTGCTCTTGACCAATGTCAACCCCCGAACGACTGTTTGTTAGTTATCACCTCTGGTCTTTAGTTGCCCCAGCTATAGGGCAAGAACGTTGGCATTGCCAGATGAGACGGGGGTTTATCAAGGCGCGTCAACATGAGCCACAAGTCAAAGCACTACTAGGGAATGCTACCGCACCTCAGCGAATAGGTATCCTTGCCCAAAAAGGCGTTTATGAGTTTCATCATAATCGACATTTGTTAACACGCTCAGATGGAGTTGAGCAAGTAGCGCGGCTGTTGAAATTAAGTAACGCTACAATTCAAGTTCAACAAAGAGTGATACAAATTCTGAAGAAGTATTACAATTCACCTTTATTGTTGGGCAAAAAAATTCTGCAATTAACTCGCGGTGATGAAGGTTTTCCCAAGCCAATTTTAATTGAGCAGAAAGATGATCGTTTTCGCTTATATGCAGCGATGGACTGTGTTTTCATTGAGTCAGACGATCGCCATACTCTGCATATTTTAGATTTTAAGACTGGTAAAGCTGCTTTTGATAAAAGGCAAGCCTTAGTTTACTTATTAGCTGCTCATTACCTTTACCCAGGTAAAGAAGCTGTAGCATCATTTTATAATTTAGAACTCTGTCAAGAATCAGAGTTGATTAGTCTGAAGAGAAATGAGTTAGAAGATTTAAAGCTGGAGCTAATCAATATTGCTAAAAAGCACTACGAAGACGTACAACAGTATCAGGATGCTGCTGAAAATTTCAGTGAGATATTCCCACCCAATCCTGGTTATCACTGTCGCTTCTGCCCCTTTCAATCAATTTGTGAGTTTTCGGCTCAACCTTCTCAAGTACAATCTTCACCAATTATCAAAACTAATAGTAGTCAATAAAGCACAGCTTATAAACTAAAAAAATTTTAAAACTAAATTAAATCCTTGTGGGGTGGGCATCTTGCCCGCCCCAATTATACAAAATATTACATTGAACCTTTCTGCATTACTTCTTGGAGATGATTACGAATTTCTTGTGCTTGCTCAATATCAGACTGACGCAATTTTTGAAATAAATCTACACAAGGCTTAGAGTTAGCGGCTTGTGCATCTTCAATGTATTTATCATAAGCTCTCACCGCTTCCGCTTTGCTTTGTAAAACGGTGATAAAGTCGTACTCCAAGTTACTAATAGGTTGTTGAGAATTTCTGTTAGCTGTAGTCATTTATTCACCCTCCATTTAGGTCTTTAACTCATTTCTACTGAACCTTACACAGTCATTCATCCATCCAAAAGGGTAGAAAAAAGTACATAGGAGGGGGGTGGTAATTTATAATTCGTAATTCGTAATTCGTAATAGCCTACGGCATCTCTAAACGCCTACTTA
Above is a genomic segment from Nostoc sp. MS1 containing:
- a CDS encoding NADAR family protein gives rise to the protein MTIYFYKVWQPYGCFSNFSPHSIEIQGTYWLTVEHYYQAQKFVGSVDAVIIPMIRACETPEEAAALGRCSSRKLRPDWDLVKTTVMREAVLKKFLTHADIRETLLSTGNEVLVENSHCDYFWGCGADKTGQNHLGKILMSVREEIRKLQFTTVFSGELLENRG
- a CDS encoding DUF2243 domain-containing protein, which gives rise to MEANNELSSKRLPLISAGIFLGLGLGGFVDGILLHQILQWHHMLSNVRPLTTDSNIDLNMVWDGLFHALDWVLTVTGVVLLWRAGGREDVVWSSQTFVGSLLIGAGLFNVVEGIIDHQILGIHHVKSGPNQLAWDLGFLILGALLVFIGWVMLKRVDN
- a CDS encoding DUF4129 domain-containing protein, giving the protein MSTDNFEKGGWDWQFSQFQQQVGEWLEYQSYRFERVLPDWSPAWKFAPWLGGVLNFLSWLLLGLFVAVVVWRLWSALNPYLYTWFNIGGSGRNRGKIFTPDVSIANLLERSQSLYRQGNYREACRCLYLAILQHLHDTKIITHKPSRTDNEYLQLLRSAVTPIQPYETVITTHEQLCFGNAEILPENYEQCRQAYQEIVQK
- a CDS encoding DUF4350 domain-containing protein, with protein sequence MKRSNRVVWLGAIALVAIILLSFLAAPNTKIYTGSTYNRAVDGYGAWYAFMQKQGVTVQRWQKPLAKLDNEKRPATLLRVYSYLRPPELDTEELNWLENGNNLVILGVKARVSAANFHTTQKSSVGEVKIGTSRRYQDKQVLLGDRFGAVVWQDKQDKGQVIYATTPYLAANAYQDNISNFKYLASLVNQKGKIIFVDEYIHGYKDADVKEGEGEGDLISYFARTPVVVILVQLGILLLFLIWGQNRRFGKPQSLTTPVIDNSQAYIQALAGVLHKAESSDFVVDIVGKEEQLQLQKALGLGTVLLEHQTLINIWTEKTGKPATELDAVLKLQQRKRRLSEGELLSWLARWRNLRGFKTDSAESRQN
- a CDS encoding DUF433 domain-containing protein: MSYRDIITIEPGKRGGKPCIRGMRITVYDILSYLSSGMTYEEVLNDFPYLTQEDILACLSYAADRERQMLTMPA
- a CDS encoding LapA family protein, with the translated sequence MKTFAPFITSLVVAFWVAAIAIISVQNATPVSLKFLTFQSVQIPVGLVLAFSACIGLIAIAILQPLWGVAGSRGSRLEDDAEFFVDDEEF
- a CDS encoding phosphoglucomutase/phosphomannomutase family protein, which translates into the protein MSASSNSGKIKFGTDGWRGIIADDFTFPNVRKVTRAIASYLETAYTKDRPVLIAYDTRFLADQFAQTAAQVLADLGWNVKITDRDCPTPVIAYNARHLNSAGALMFTASHNPAPYCGIKYIPDYAGPATPEITDTIVANIESASDELPSGKPSGSISTFDPKPDYLQFIYTLLDLEKIKSAQLKVKYDALYSTSRGYLDEVLLESGVQLESFHTWRDVLFGGGMPEPKGEQLVELVEAVRNDHADLGLATDGDSDRFGIVDELGNVLTPNTVLLVLARHLIKNKGKTGAIVRTVATTHLLDNFAAKYGLTIYETAVGFKYIGEKMRETAVLIGGEESGGLSIIGHIPEKDGVLADMLIAEAIAYEGKPLSQLVKEAIAEADGPLYNNRLDLHLTEAHKNAVIDSFTKNPPSEVAGVKVKEVGRKDGIKLYLEEGSWVLLRPSGTEPLVRVYLETNSPEKLTKLAQELESAIAKLG
- a CDS encoding PD-(D/E)XK nuclease family protein; the protein is MSTPERLFVSYHLWSLVAPAIGQERWHCQMRRGFIKARQHEPQVKALLGNATAPQRIGILAQKGVYEFHHNRHLLTRSDGVEQVARLLKLSNATIQVQQRVIQILKKYYNSPLLLGKKILQLTRGDEGFPKPILIEQKDDRFRLYAAMDCVFIESDDRHTLHILDFKTGKAAFDKRQALVYLLAAHYLYPGKEAVASFYNLELCQESELISLKRNELEDLKLELINIAKKHYEDVQQYQDAAENFSEIFPPNPGYHCRFCPFQSICEFSAQPSQVQSSPIIKTNSSQ